The sequence GGCTCACGCCCTCGACCCGGCCGAGCACCTCCTCGACGATCTCCCGGCGGATCACCCGGTCCTCGCGGAGGAACACCCGGAGCAGGTCGCCCCGGCTGACCATGGCGAAGACCCGGCCGTCCTCGTCCAGCACCGGCAGCCGCTTCACACCGTGCCGGCCCATCAACCGGGCCGCCGCGACAACGCTGGTCGACGGGGTGATGCAGACCACCGGTCCGCTCATCAGATCGGCGGCGGTGACACTGCCGTCCGGACCGGGCCTGGCGGCGCCGGGCGGTGGCATCAGACTGCCCTGGTCCTCCTGGGCCGCCAGGGTGAGCAGCAGGTCCGCCTCCGAGACGATCCCGAGCGGCCGGCCGTCGTCGTCCACCACCGGCACACCGGTGATGTCGTACTCGGCCAGTAGCGCGACGATCTCCCGGAATCCGGTCTCGGGCATCACCCGGACCACGGGGCTGGTCATCACTGATTCGACGCTGGCATGCCGCACGCCGGTTCACCTCGTCCGCGAGCACCGTCCGGCCGGACCTTCTGTCGTCCGGTCGGCTGTACGAGGAGCATCTCCCCCGACCGGCCGATCCGCCAGGGGCCAAGGGGCTGAATCGCGGGGACCAACGGCCTCTGGCCCCGAACACCGCGTTTACCGGCCCCGGCACCGCACTGCCCGGTGCCCGGCCCGGCGCCCGCGACCGTCCCGGTGGGCCGAACGGGCCGGACCGGCCGAACGGGGGTGCTCGGGACCCCGGCGGCGCGGGTACGCCTTCCGGCCGGACCGCCGACGGGCGACCGCCCACCACCGCCCCCGGGGAGGCACCGTGACCGAACCCTCCAGCTCCGACGACCGGCACGACGCCGGGAACGACGCCCGGCACGACGCCCACCAGCACGCCGATCCGCAGCACACCGACCCCCACGCCGACGCCCACGACGACCGGCACGACCACCGGCACGACGCCCGGAACGGAGACCGTCCCCCCGGCGGACCGCTGCGCTGCCTGGTCACCGGCGCCACCGGCTACATCGGCGGACGACTGGTACCGGTCCTGCTCGACGCCGGCCACAGCGTGCGCTGCCTGGTCCGCGCGCCCGACCGGCTGCGGGACCACCCCTGGCGGAGCCGGGTCGAGGTGGTCACCGGGGACGTCACCCGCCCCGAGAGCCTCCCCGACGCCTTCACCGACGTCGACGTCGCCTACTACCTGGTGCACTCGCTCGGCACCGGCCCCGGCTTCGAGGCCACCGACCGGGCCGCCGCCGAGGCCTTCGGGCGGGCGGCGGCCTCGGCCGGGGTGCGCCGGATCGTCTACCTCGGTGGCCTCGTCCCCGCCGGAGTCCCGGCCGGGCGGCTCTCGCCGCACCTGCGCTCGCGGGTCGAGGTCGGCCGGGTGCTGCGGGCGAGCGGCGTGCCGACCGCGGAGCTGCGGGCCGCAGTGATCATCGGCTCCGGCTCGGCCTCCTTCGAGATGCTGCGCCACCTCACCGAACGGCTCCCGGTGATGGTGACCCCGCGCTGGGTGGACACCCGGATCCAGCCGATCGCCGTCCGCGACGTCCTGCGGCTGCTGGTCGGGGCCGCGACGCTGCCGCCGGAGCTCGACCGCGCCTTCGACATCGGCGGCCCCGAGGTGCTGACCTACCGCCGGATGATGGAGCGGTACGCGGCGGTGGCCGGACTGCCGCGCCGGGTGATCCTCGCCGTACCGGTCCTCACCCCCCGGCTCTCCAGCCTCTGGGTCGGCCTGGTCACGCCGGTGCCCGGGTCGATCGCCCGGCCGCTGGTGGAGTCGTTGCGGTACGAGGTGGTCCGCACCGAGCACGACCTCGACCGCCTGCTGCCCGAGCCGCCGGGCGGCGCCGTCGGCTTCGACGAGGCCGTCCGGCTGGCGCTGCGGCGGATCAGGGACGCGGAGGTCGCCACCCGGTGGTCCTCCGCCTCGCT comes from Streptomyces sp. TLI_053 and encodes:
- a CDS encoding CBS domain-containing protein, which gives rise to MTSPVVRVMPETGFREIVALLAEYDITGVPVVDDDGRPLGIVSEADLLLTLAAQEDQGSLMPPPGAARPGPDGSVTAADLMSGPVVCITPSTSVVAAARLMGRHGVKRLPVLDEDGRVFAMVSRGDLLRVFLREDRVIRREIVEEVLGRVEGVSPALVGVEVEQGRVVLSGTVPEPHLVPIVLNLCRSVDGVVSVTDRLSADSFGGLGPEDDSPGGADGGSGSGGADGGSGAGGEGPGAGTGGRGADGRAGGARGGSARGSDAPAPVR
- a CDS encoding SDR family oxidoreductase, coding for MRCLVTGATGYIGGRLVPVLLDAGHSVRCLVRAPDRLRDHPWRSRVEVVTGDVTRPESLPDAFTDVDVAYYLVHSLGTGPGFEATDRAAAEAFGRAAASAGVRRIVYLGGLVPAGVPAGRLSPHLRSRVEVGRVLRASGVPTAELRAAVIIGSGSASFEMLRHLTERLPVMVTPRWVDTRIQPIAVRDVLRLLVGAATLPPELDRAFDIGGPEVLTYRRMMERYAAVAGLPRRVILAVPVLTPRLSSLWVGLVTPVPGSIARPLVESLRYEVVRTEHDLDRLLPEPPGGAVGFDEAVRLALRRIRDAEVATRWSSASLPGTPSDPLPTDPDWAGGSLYQDVRELRVDVDPAALWRVVEAIGGDNGWYSFPLGWAVRGWVDRLLGGVGLRRGRRDPARLRVGDSLDFWRVEELVPGRLLRLRAEMRLPGPAWLELTVAPDGAGGARYRQRALFHPRGLAGHAYWWSVAPFHAAVFGGMARRITEEAARDDGAGAGAGPGRGAP